A window of the Corythoichthys intestinalis isolate RoL2023-P3 chromosome 6, ASM3026506v1, whole genome shotgun sequence genome harbors these coding sequences:
- the LOC130917709 gene encoding odorant receptor 131-2-like, with the protein MQGISLANITTGLSLAERIVSATLTTLICLILLFLNGIMLFTLRNKFMFRETSRYILLYNLLLGDTLQLVISQLMYCLTSFRITLTYPACGVLVLLGNLFSRISPLVLVAMSLERYVAVCHPLRHASIMTRGNTVRAMRGMWIVCFKIVLIQNLLILMFPFEQLDSLQMTQPCRYIALFLLPFSEIYHNTYSGLVFFFAGLANISSYVGIVIAARSAATDKVSVRKAKSTLLLHLVQLSLSLLSVIYSNILTILSPLLNWVAFNQMQIFLFVCFFLLPRSLSSLVYGLRDQSLRIALLYLLFCCFKGPVKAVVS; encoded by the coding sequence ATGCAAGGTATTTCACTAGCCAATATTACCACAGGGTTAAGCCTTGCGGAACGAATAGTGTCTGCCACCTTGACTACCCTTATCTGCTTGATTTTATTATTTCTCAATGGGATCATGTTGTTCACTTTGAGGAACAAATTTATGTTTAGGGAGACATCGCGCTACATCCTGCTGTATAACCTGCTGCTCGGAGACACGCTGCAACTGGTCATCTCTCAGCTGATGTATTGTTTGACCTCCTTTCGCATCACCCTCACATATCCTGCGTGCGGTGTACTGGTCCTTCTCGGTAATCTCTTCAGTAGGATTTCTCCTTTGGTGCTGGTCGCTATGTCGCTGGAGAGATATGTGGCTGTGTGCCACCCTCTCAGACACGCCTCCATCATGACCAGAGGGAACACAGTGAGGGCCATGCGTGGAATGTGGATCGTGTGTTTTAAAATTGTTCTCATTCAAAACCTACTAATTTTGATGTTTCCTTTTGAACAGCTGGACAGTCTGCAAATGACACAGCCATGCCGTTACATCGCTCTGTTCCTCCTGCCCTTTTCCGAAATTTACCACAATACCTACTCGGGTTTGGTGTTCTTCTTTGCAGGCCTGGCCAACATTTCCAGCTACGTTGGCATAGTCATAGCAGCCAGATCGGCAGCCACGGACAAAGTCTCTGTGCGTAAAGCAAAAAGTACACTGCTGCTGCACCTGGTGCAGCTAAGCCTCAGCCTTTTGTCAGTGATCTACTCCAATATCCTCACAATTCTCTCACCTTTGTTGAACTGGGTAGCTTTTAACCAAATGCAGATCTTTCTGtttgtgtgctttttcttaTTGCCCAGATCTCTGAGTTCACTCGTCTATGGGTTGAGAGATCAAAGCCTCAGAATTGCACTCTTATATCTATTGTTCTGTTGCTTCAAAGGGCCGGTCAAAGCTGTTGTGTCCTGA
- the LOC130917711 gene encoding odorant receptor 131-2-like, translated as MATTVTLSACWFLLFLNGIMLFTLSNKCMFRETSRYILLFNLLLGDTLLIVVSQLIYCLHLFHIRVMYPVCSVLVLFGTLFSRISPLVLAVMSLERYVAVCHPLRHASIMTREITVRTMLGMWIVCFKIALIQNLLILMFPFEQLESLQMTQPCRYIAMFLVPFYEIYNNTNSALVFFVAGLTNIASYVGIVIAARSATTDKVSARKAKSTLLLHLVQLSLSLLSVIYTNILTILSPLLNWVAFNQMQIFLFVCFVLLPRSLSSLVYGLRDRSLRVELIYLFC; from the coding sequence ATGGCCACCACCGTGACCCTCTCCGCCTGTTGGTTTTTACTATTTCTCAATGGGATCATGTTGTTCACTTTGAGTAACAAATGTATGTTTCGGGAGACATCGCGCTACATACTGCTGTTTAACCTGCTGCTCGGAGACACGCTGCTAATAGTTGTCTCTCAGCTGATTTATTGTTTGCACTTATTTCACATCAGAGTCATGTATCCTGTTTGCAGTGTACTGGTCCTTTTCGGTACTCTCTTCAGTAGGATTTCTCCTTTGGTGCTGGCAGTTATGTCGCTGGAGAGATATGTAGCTGTGTGCCACCCTCTCAGACACGCCTCCATCATGACCAGAGAGATCACAGTGAGGACCATGCTTGGAATGTGGATCGTGTGTTTTAAAATTGCTCTCATTCAAAACctattaattttgatgtttcctTTTGAACAGCTGGAGAGTCTGCAAATGACACAGCCATGCCGTTACATTGCTATGTTCCTCGTGCCCTTTTACGAAATATACAACAATACCAACTCGGCTTTGGTGTTCTTTGTTGCAGGCCTGACCAACATTGCCAGCTACGTTGGCATAGTCATAGCAGCCAGATCGGCAACCACGGACAAAGTCTCTGCGCGTAAAGCAAAAAGCACATTGCTGTTGCACCTGGTGCAGCTAAGCCTCAGCCTTTTGTCAGTGATCTACACCAATATCCTCACAATTCTCTCACCTTTGTTGAACTGGGTAGCTTTTAACCAAATGCAGatctttttgtttgtgtgctttGTCTTATTGCCCAGATCTCTGAGTTCACTCGTCTATGGGCTGAGAGATCGAAGTCTCAGAGTTGAACTCATCTATCTATTCTGCTGA